From one Streptomyces sp. NBC_01478 genomic stretch:
- a CDS encoding thioredoxin family protein: protein MANRVHRPREDAEFNFILGMSGVPVLAYFTGTWPKAIEPCRVMDLVVGGIADDYTGRLTAVRADITRCPAATERYGITGAPSYVLLKEGEAVAHGTGPMTIAEIRKFLDGHL from the coding sequence ATGGCGAACCGGGTTCACCGACCCCGTGAGGACGCGGAGTTCAATTTCATCCTCGGGATGAGCGGAGTTCCGGTCCTCGCATACTTCACCGGGACATGGCCCAAGGCAATCGAGCCCTGCCGGGTGATGGACCTCGTCGTGGGTGGCATCGCCGACGACTACACGGGCCGCCTGACGGCCGTCCGTGCCGATATCACCCGGTGTCCGGCCGCAACCGAGCGATACGGGATCACCGGAGCCCCGTCCTACGTCCTGCTGAAGGAGGGAGAGGCGGTGGCGCACGGCACGGGGCCTATGACCATCGCCGAGATACGGAAGTTCCTGGACGGCCACCTCTGA
- a CDS encoding alpha/beta hydrolase, translated as MQTAEETAVLVVAWARDARFREIAALFAPPLRAALTAETLQAAWLAETAGTGLVTDLGEPSSESLRPDLIRVSVPVVCERGQFTAVMSVDSAGLLNGLRLAPPACEPWTAPSYADPDSFEEHDVTVGAGALAVAGTVTVPRGDGPWPGVVLLSGGGPFDRDATSGPNKPLKDLAWGLASRGVAVLRHDKVTFTHAAEVAAADDFTMTREYVPYAVAAVRLLQEEPRVDAGRVFVAGHSMGGKVAPRVAETEPSVAGVVILAGDAEPMHRAAVRVVGHLAALAPGPHSEAVLAEITRQAATVETALSPRTPREDLPFSLPASYWLDLRSYDPVATAARLDKPLLILQGGRDYQVTVEHDLSLWREGLAGRPDITIQIHEADDHLFFPGTGPSTPAGYMAPQHVDAAVIADVAAWLDCRLQHEPCNRAKTPQANQIT; from the coding sequence ATGCAGACTGCGGAGGAGACCGCCGTGCTGGTGGTCGCGTGGGCGCGCGATGCCCGTTTCAGGGAGATCGCTGCGCTGTTCGCCCCGCCGTTGCGTGCCGCGCTGACCGCCGAGACACTCCAAGCGGCCTGGCTCGCCGAGACCGCGGGAACCGGTCTGGTCACGGACCTCGGCGAACCGTCGAGCGAGAGCCTGCGGCCGGACCTGATCCGTGTCAGCGTTCCCGTGGTCTGCGAGCGGGGACAGTTCACCGCCGTCATGTCGGTCGACTCCGCCGGCCTGCTGAACGGGCTGCGCCTCGCACCCCCTGCCTGCGAACCATGGACGGCGCCCTCCTACGCGGATCCGGACTCCTTCGAGGAGCACGACGTCACCGTCGGAGCCGGTGCTCTCGCCGTGGCCGGCACCGTCACCGTTCCGCGTGGCGACGGCCCGTGGCCCGGGGTCGTGCTGCTGAGCGGCGGAGGTCCCTTCGACCGGGACGCGACCAGCGGACCCAACAAGCCCCTCAAGGACCTCGCCTGGGGTCTGGCCAGCCGCGGCGTGGCAGTGCTGCGCCACGACAAGGTGACCTTCACACACGCGGCGGAGGTCGCCGCCGCAGACGACTTCACGATGACACGGGAGTACGTCCCCTACGCCGTTGCCGCCGTGCGCCTGCTCCAGGAGGAGCCGCGCGTCGATGCCGGCCGGGTGTTCGTCGCCGGGCACAGCATGGGCGGCAAGGTCGCTCCAAGGGTCGCTGAGACCGAGCCGTCCGTCGCGGGCGTCGTGATTCTGGCGGGCGACGCCGAACCCATGCACCGGGCGGCCGTCCGGGTCGTGGGCCACCTCGCCGCCCTCGCCCCAGGCCCGCACTCCGAGGCGGTCCTCGCGGAGATCACCCGTCAGGCCGCGACCGTCGAGACCGCCCTTTCACCCCGTACGCCCCGGGAGGACCTGCCCTTCAGCCTTCCTGCCTCGTACTGGCTGGACCTGCGCTCTTACGACCCGGTTGCTACCGCCGCCCGCCTGGACAAGCCGCTGCTGATCCTTCAGGGCGGCCGCGACTACCAGGTCACCGTCGAGCATGACTTGTCCCTCTGGCGAGAGGGACTGGCCGGGCGTCCGGACATCACCATCCAGATCCATGAAGCCGACGACCACCTCTTCTTCCCAGGGACAGGACCGTCGACGCCCGCCGGGTACATGGCACCCCAGCACGTCGACGCGGCGGTCATCGCGGACGTCGCCGCATGGCTGGACTGTCGGCTTCAGCACGAACCCTGCAACCGGGCGAAAACGCCCCAGGCGAACCAGATCACCTGA
- a CDS encoding helix-turn-helix domain-containing protein yields the protein MDTLELLAHPVRLRVVHALRGGRVLTTGQLCALIPDVSKATVYRHVDLLAAGGILDVADERRVRGAVERRYRLRQERAGIDAETARALTPQHHERAFAAAMAALVAEFGAYLEREGSDPVDDLVGYRQHAIWLSRDELVALIGAMQAAIAPLLANEASRERTRYLLSPILFPAEQAEQAEQQEPL from the coding sequence ATGGACACCTTGGAACTGCTGGCGCATCCTGTCCGCCTCCGCGTGGTCCACGCACTGCGCGGTGGGCGGGTCCTGACCACCGGGCAGCTGTGCGCTCTGATCCCGGACGTGTCCAAGGCGACCGTCTACCGGCACGTCGACCTTCTCGCCGCGGGCGGCATCCTGGACGTCGCCGACGAACGGCGGGTGCGGGGCGCCGTCGAACGCCGATACCGGCTGCGGCAGGAACGCGCGGGCATCGACGCGGAAACCGCGCGTGCGCTCACCCCGCAGCACCACGAGCGGGCATTCGCTGCCGCCATGGCCGCCCTGGTCGCGGAGTTCGGCGCTTACCTGGAGCGCGAAGGCAGCGATCCCGTGGACGACCTCGTCGGCTATCGGCAGCACGCAATCTGGCTCAGCAGGGACGAGCTCGTAGCACTGATCGGCGCGATGCAGGCCGCCATCGCGCCCCTCCTCGCCAACGAGGCGTCGAGGGAACGTACCCGATACCTCCTCAGCCCCATCCTGTTCCCCGCAGAACAGGCCGAACAGGCCGAACAGCAAGAACCGCTGTAG
- a CDS encoding TetR/AcrR family transcriptional regulator translates to MPSGVHIHNVRGQLFEAAERVLLRDGPDALTSRAVTEEANCAKGVLHRHFTDFDAFLAELVLDRVRGIEDRTTTLRAAAGTGSVADNLADALQDLFGPVTVAIVALITFRDGLRARLREAGLAGIPLAVQGTAMIAAYLTAERELGRLAGDADIDTLAPTLVGAGHLLFADRTSAPPQTAAVRKMVTTVIAGALRPPQS, encoded by the coding sequence ATGCCGTCAGGGGTGCACATCCACAACGTGCGCGGCCAGTTGTTCGAAGCCGCCGAGCGCGTCCTGCTCCGGGACGGGCCCGACGCGTTGACCAGCCGGGCGGTCACGGAGGAGGCGAACTGTGCCAAGGGTGTGCTGCACCGGCACTTCACCGACTTCGACGCCTTCCTGGCGGAACTGGTCCTCGACCGCGTCCGTGGCATCGAGGACCGAACCACGACTCTGCGTGCCGCCGCCGGCACCGGGAGCGTGGCGGACAACCTCGCCGACGCCCTGCAGGACCTGTTCGGGCCGGTCACGGTGGCAATCGTCGCGCTCATCACCTTCCGTGACGGCCTCCGCGCCCGGCTGCGCGAGGCCGGTCTGGCCGGCATCCCACTGGCCGTGCAGGGCACCGCCATGATCGCCGCATACCTCACCGCCGAGCGGGAGTTGGGGCGCCTGGCCGGTGACGCCGACATCGACACACTCGCCCCTACCCTCGTCGGGGCCGGGCACCTGCTGTTCGCCGACCGGACAAGCGCCCCACCGCAGACCGCCGCCGTCCGCAAGATGGTGACCACCGTCATCGCCGGCGCCTTGCGACCACCCCAGTCGTGA
- a CDS encoding class I SAM-dependent methyltransferase, whose translation MPTLSQGQPDKSGPEPHRHRQTAESFGVDAERYDRARPPYPEALVDRIIAASPGRHVLDVGAGTGIAARQFQAAGCTVLGVEPDERMAAFARRSGVEVEVARFEDWQPAGRQFDAVIAGTAWHWVDPVAGAAKAAQVLRPGGRLAPFHHVPQLPAEVIDALAEALQRVAPDSPFNPGPLRGSAVDAYQPLFAKIADGIRQTGSFSEPEQWRFSWERTYSREEWLDQLPTFGGLTQLPTDKMAEVLNSAGTAIDKLGGHATMPYTSVVITSTRSNTA comes from the coding sequence ATGCCCACTTTATCGCAGGGACAGCCGGACAAGTCCGGACCCGAGCCCCATCGCCACCGGCAGACAGCCGAGTCGTTCGGCGTGGACGCCGAACGCTACGACCGCGCCCGACCGCCGTATCCCGAGGCCCTGGTGGACAGGATCATCGCGGCGAGCCCCGGTCGGCACGTCCTCGACGTCGGAGCCGGGACCGGTATCGCGGCCCGGCAATTCCAGGCGGCCGGCTGCACGGTGCTCGGTGTCGAGCCCGACGAGCGGATGGCCGCCTTCGCGCGACGCAGCGGTGTCGAGGTCGAGGTCGCCAGGTTCGAGGACTGGCAGCCGGCCGGGCGGCAGTTCGACGCGGTCATCGCCGGTACCGCCTGGCACTGGGTGGACCCCGTCGCCGGCGCGGCCAAGGCGGCCCAGGTGCTCCGGCCCGGCGGCCGGCTCGCCCCCTTCCACCACGTCCCCCAGCTCCCGGCCGAGGTGATCGACGCCCTCGCCGAAGCCCTCCAACGGGTCGCCCCCGATTCCCCGTTCAACCCCGGCCCGCTGAGAGGATCGGCGGTGGACGCCTACCAGCCACTGTTCGCGAAAATCGCCGACGGGATCCGGCAGACCGGCTCCTTCAGCGAGCCGGAACAGTGGCGCTTCTCCTGGGAGCGCACCTACTCCCGAGAGGAGTGGCTCGACCAACTCCCCACCTTCGGCGGCCTCACCCAACTCCCCACAGACAAAATGGCGGAGGTCCTGAACAGCGCCGGGACCGCGATCGACAAGCTCGGCGGCCACGCCACCATGCCCTACACATCCGTCGTGATCACCTCGACCCGCTCCAACACGGCCTGA
- a CDS encoding MarR family winged helix-turn-helix transcriptional regulator, with product MSRRDTAHGASDAIGSALYGLATRAARRLPRDMSLTSAATLATLDKTGPRRITDLAVAEGVTQPAMTVLVRVMEESGLVERKGDPSDKRVTLVCLTEAGASYVRTRRRAGVDAYARLIDELTGDEVEALAAALPALLHLAELESHAREESDR from the coding sequence ATGAGTCGCCGAGACACCGCGCACGGCGCTTCCGATGCCATCGGGTCAGCCCTCTACGGTCTGGCCACCAGGGCCGCGAGACGCCTTCCCCGCGACATGAGCCTGACGTCCGCCGCCACCTTGGCCACCCTGGACAAGACCGGCCCGCGACGGATCACCGATCTGGCGGTGGCCGAGGGCGTCACCCAGCCCGCGATGACCGTCCTGGTCCGGGTGATGGAGGAATCCGGGCTGGTCGAGCGGAAGGGCGATCCGTCCGACAAGCGGGTCACGCTGGTGTGCCTGACCGAGGCCGGCGCGTCGTACGTCCGGACGCGACGCCGGGCGGGCGTCGACGCGTACGCGCGGTTGATCGACGAACTCACCGGTGACGAGGTCGAGGCCTTGGCAGCAGCCCTTCCGGCGCTGCTGCATCTCGCGGAGCTCGAAAGCCACGCCCGAGAGGAGTCGGACCGGTGA